In the Pseudoliparis swirei isolate HS2019 ecotype Mariana Trench chromosome 19, NWPU_hadal_v1, whole genome shotgun sequence genome, one interval contains:
- the LOC130209364 gene encoding protein diaphanous homolog 1, protein MKQLQAAKKEQDGGDDKKLLQKKKVKELKILDSKCAQNLSIFLGSFRIPYEEIKDAVLEVNEKVLTESIVQSLIKLLPVQEQLSVLGEMKDDYNDLAESEQFGVVMSSVKRLMLRLQATLFKLQFEEQLSNIKPDVVSVTAACEELSKSQTFSKLLEITLLVGNYLNAGSRNGKAFGFSISYLCKLRDTKSADLKQTLLHFLADVCQEQYPEVMSFVDELIHVEKASRVSAETLQKNLDMMGRQIKNLEKDLETFPPPQNDKDQFVEKMSSFVGTAHEQYEKLDLLHKNMEKHYSDLGVYFVFDPRKISVEEFFGDINTFKNMFQQAVKENQKRKETEEKIKRAKLAREKAEKEKEEKLKKNQLLDINAEGDETGIMDGLLEALQSGAAFRRKRGPRQADSTVSLSQLVLETFSPTSDELATH, encoded by the exons ATGAAGCAGCTGCAAGCAG CCAAAAAGGAGCAGGATGGCGGAGACGACAAGAAGCTGCTACAGAAGAAGAAGGTTAAGGAGCTGAAGATTCTTGACTCCAAGTGCGCACAGAACCTTT CCATTTTCCTGGGATCGTTCCGTATCCCTTACGAGGAGATCAAGGACGCCGTCCTGGAGGTCAATGAGAAGGTCCTCACCGAGTCCATAGTTCAG AGTCTCATCAAACTACTTCCAGTGCAAGAGCagctgagtgtcctgggagagATGAAGGATGACTATAATGACCTGGCAGAGTCCGAGCAGTTTGGAGTAGTG aTGTCCAGTGTGAAGCGGCTGATGCTGCGACTTCAGGCCACCCTGTTCAAGCTGCAGTTTGAGGAGCAGCTGAGCAACATCAAGCCCGATGTGGTGTCTGTGACAGCCGCCTGCGAGGAGCTCAGTAAAAGCCAGACCTTCAGCAAGCTACTAGAGATCACCCTCCTTGTCGGGAACTATCTGAATGCTGGCTCCCGCAATGGGAAGGCATTCGGCTTCTCCATATCATACCTGTGCAAG CTGCGTGACACCAAATCGGCTGATCTGAAGCAGACGCTGCTCCATTTCCTAGCTGACGTGTGCCAGGAGCAATATCCTGAGGTCATGAGCTTTGTCGACGAGCTGATCCATGTGGAGAAGGCCAGCAGAG TTTCTGCAGAGACCCTTCAGAAGAACCTTGACATGATGGGCCGACAGATCAAGAACCTAGAAAAAGATCTGGAAACCTTCCCCCCTCCACAGAATGACAAAGACCAGTTTGTGGAGAAGATGTCTA GTTTTGTGGGTACCGCCCATGAGCAGTATGAGAAGCTGGACCTGCTGCATAAGAATATGGAGAAGCATTATAGCGACCTGGGAGTGTACTTTGTCTTCGACCCGAGAAAAATCTCCGTGGAGGAATTCTTTGGAGACATCAAcacctttaaaaacatgttCCAG CAAGCAGTAAAGGAGAATCAGAAAAGGAAGGAGACTGAAGAGAAGATCAAGAGGGCCAAGCTGGCTAGGGAAAAGGccgagaaggagaaagaggagaaactcAAGAAGAACCAGCTCCTTGACATCAACGCAG AGGGTGATGAAACTGGTATCATGGATGGCCTGTTGGAGGCGCTGCAGTCCGGCGCTGCTttcaggagaaagagaggacccCGGCAAGCAG ACTCAACTGTGTCTTTGTCACAGCTGGTTCTGGAGACCTTTTCG CCAACCAGCGACGAGCTGGCCACGCATTGA